In the Parasteatoda tepidariorum isolate YZ-2023 chromosome 3, CAS_Ptep_4.0, whole genome shotgun sequence genome, one interval contains:
- the LOC107452095 gene encoding nicotinate phosphoribosyltransferase — protein sequence MSEMEKRKLPQLNGIVQPLLTDLYQITMAYAYWKSDKCGDNAVFDLFFRKNPFHGEFTVFAGLEECLKFLENFRYSESDIDYLKSVLPATVEPSFYKFLADLTAKDVKLYAIPEGTVVFPRVPLIKVEGPLPVVQLLETSFLTLVNFASLVATNAARYRIAAGSDLQLLEYGLRRAQGPDGGLSASKYVYVGGFDGTSNLLAGKMYDIPVKGTHAHAFVMSYSSLKDCRLKTLKSNKDGQEVDLIDLSTMYRSQIITVLKSLSGETSDGELAAFIAYAISFPNSFLALVDTYDVKKSGLLNFCAVALALNDLGYQAIGVRIDSGDLAYLSNIAFDMFCKLGEHFKVPWFKHMSIVASNDINEETIISLNEQGHKIKCFGIGTHLVTCQKQPALGCVYKLVEVNSKPCIKLSLDVEKVTIPASKTVYRLFGKDGHALVDLLQMKDEPAPRVGDKVLVRHPFQESKRAYVQPENVLNLYELCFSEGKICTYLPVLSEIRQRVQDSLATLRSDIKRNLNPTPYKVSVSDDLYRFMHKLWLENAPIGELS from the coding sequence ATGTCAGAGATGGAAAAGCGCAAACTTCCTCAATTGAATGGAATAGTCCAACCTCTTTTAACAGACTTATATCAAATAACCATGGCTTATGCTTACTGGAAAAGTGATAAATGCGGGGATAATGctgtatttgatttattttttcgaaaaaatccTTTTCATGGAGAATTTACTGTATTCGCCGGATTGGAGGAGTgccttaaatttttagaaaattttcgttATTCAGAGAGTGATATAGATTATTTGAAAAGTGTTCTTCCAGCTACTGTGGAGCCttctttttataagtttcttgCTGACCTTACAGCAAAAGATGTAAAGCTCTATGCAATTCCTGAAGGTACTGTAGTATTTCCTCGTGTACCTCTAATTAAAGTTGAAGGCCCTTTGCCTGTAGTTCAATTGTTGGAAACTTCATTTCTTACTCTAGTCAACTTTGCTAGTTTAGTTGCTACTAATGCTGCACGTTACAGAATTGCTGCAGGGTCTGATTTGCAATTGCTTGAATATGGTCTAAGAAGAGCGCAAGGACCGGATGGAGGGTTGTCAGCCTCAAAATACGTTTATGTTGGTGGCTTTGATGGTACCAGCAATCTCTTGGCAGGAAAAATGTATGATATTCCTGTCAAAGGGACTCATGCCCATGCCTTTGTTATGTCCTATTCATCACTAAAGGATTGTAGGTTGAAGACATTGAAAAGTAACAAAGATGGTCAGGAGGTAGATTTAATTGATCTTTCTACAATGTATCGATCTCAGATAATTACTGTCTTGAAAAGCTTGAGTGGTGAAACGAGTGATGGTGAATTGGCGGCTTTCATTGCTTATGCTATATCTTTTCCCAATAGCTTTTTAGCTCTAGTTGATACATATGATGTGAAAAAGAGTGGTTTATTGAATTTCTGTGCAGTGGCTTTAGCGCTTAACGATCTTGGTTACCAAGCGATTGGTGTCCGAATTGACAGTGGAGATTTGGCTTATTTGTCTAATATTGCCTTTGATATGTTTTGTAAATTAGGAGAACACTTTAAAGTTCCATGGTTCAAGCATATGAGCATTGTTGCAAGTAATGATATCAATGAAGAGACCATCATATCTCTTAATGAACAAGGCCACAAAATTAAGTGCTTTGGTATCGGCACCCACTTAGTGACGTGTCAAAAGCAACCTGCTTTGGGTTGCGTCTACAAGCTTGTTGAAGTTAATTCAAAACCCTGCATCAAGTTGAGTTTAGATGTAGAAAAAGTTACAATTCCAGCCTCAAAGACTGTTTATAGATTGTTCGGTAAAGATGGTCATGCGCTTGTCGACTTGCTGCAAATGAAAGATGAACCTGCACCTCGGGTCGGTGATAAAGTTCTCGTTCGTCATCCATTTCAGGAATCCAAGCGAGCTTATGTCCAGCCAGAGAATGTGTTAAACTTGTATGAACTTTGTTTTAGTGAAGGCAAGATTTGTACTTATCTACCTGTTCTGTCTGAAATCCGGCAACGAGTT